ACCATCTTGATTGCCTCACCCTGTTCTCGCCTCTGTGCCTAGCCTAGCCAATTGTCTCCTCTTTCTCCAGCTAGTTTTGCCGCCCTAGTTTTTTTTGCCTTGTTGATCCACTGCTGCCTGCATGACAGGATTGGGGAAACTGCGGAAGCCATGCATCATGACGTGGGAAAACGTAGCTATTGGCAAGCCTTTCGACGCCGCTCAAGGCTCCAATCCTGATGAGTAGAGGGTTGAGCGCAGCCGAAACCCAACACCTCAGCTTCATGACGAGAAGAGGGTTGAGCGCAGCCGAAACCCGACACCTTAGCTTCATTAAATTGAGTCCGCCTTATAAGTACTTATACATAGTTAAGTCGCTCCCTTCAGATTTTAGACTGAGACGCAAACCCGTCCTCTGACCTTCCGAGGTTGCCGGGATAACGCCCCGTACTGATCCAATTTAAACGCCATTACAAGGCACAGCCCTTAATAGATTCATCCGTGAATCATGCGTCATTTCGGTAGGATTCTTCCTGGATCGGAACCACGTTCATCTCGTTCAGAATCTGATGGATCACACCCATCTCAACATTCAGTAAACCTGCTTAGAAAGCTACGCTTAAGCTAGGTTTACGCATGATCTAAACAGATTCTTCATCCATAAATCCTAGGCTGATCTTCGTCGATCTTTGTGGGGTAGAGATATAGATTTTGTTACAGTCTAAATCCATGCAAACTCTTGGTTCAATGCCCTTGATTCAATACATTCAGGGGCTAGGTGCGATCGCTCTTCTGGGACTCTCAACATAGCTCGGATCCAAAGGTTAAATGATTCAGGAATAACCCCTGATTTGACCTATCCGTTCCTATGATGGGATGAACGAATACACCCACAATGGCGTCACATGGATCCACTCCACCAGCAAGTCGATACCTTACATATACAGGTTGACGCACTACATCAGATCGTTGAGCGACTGGATAGCAAGACCTCAGAAATCCTATCCAAGTTAGACATCTCGAACTCTGGTACAAGTCAGGTCAGCCTCAATGATAGTCCTGGGTATCATTCGCACCGTAGCGTGGCTGGGCTCGATCCAGACTTCGACTATAAAGATGTGTTGATTGATGAAGGCTATTCCAACTCCGATCGCTACACCGGGGAGCGATCGCTCTCTCCGGATGTACAAATTCAGCGGCTAACGGCCCAGTTGACCGCTGCCTATAACCGCATCGCTGCCCTAGAAGAGCAGTTGCTATCCAAGCGTGTCCACTATTAAGCAGATGAGCCAGATGGGCAACCGACGCCATCTGAGATTCTCTGCTGAGTCGTCTGATCCACAGGTCGAATGAGCTGCCCCTAATCTAGCTAGTTCGAAACCTGAGGAGTGGACGAATGGTCTAACTGGGCAGCCAGTTGCTCAATGGCGGCTAATAGCTGAGACTGCTGCCAGCCTTGATTGAGATAGGCAGCGATCGCACTCCCCCCCGCTCCTACCCCTTCTTTGACATAGCCCTGTTCGTAGGCCCGCAGTTGCGCATAGCGAGAGGTGGCGAAACTGAGGTTCGTCGAGATCAGGGGAGCTTGCAGCAGGTTGGCCAAGCCAAGGGTATTGCCGGTGGGATCATCCACCACCCAGCGGGTCGTACCCACCATGATGCGATGGCGCTGCCAGTCTACGGCATGGTACTGAGCGATCGCTTGGGCCAGGGCATAGACAGCCAGCATTTGGGTGCCGCCCGCCAGTAAAACCCGTTGACGACGGCTAGCAGCGATCGCCATACCAGCAGCAGCAATCTGCATCGGATCTCCCACAGCAGCCACCACTTGTAGCGGATCGATCTGTCCCTGAGCCGGTAGCTCGCTCCAGCCCATTCTCGCCCGCCAGCGATCCAGTCCTTGGCGGGCGATCGCTTGTTTTTGCCCATGATTGCAGGTGGGATGGCTGCTGTTGACCATCCCGGTCACCGGCCAGCCTAGCCCCAGCAACACCGCGAGGGCCGTCGTCGTACCGCCCACCACGCATTCACTGAGGAGGATGGCGCGATCGGCATGGGTCACGGCCAAGCGATCGCCCCAGGCTAATCCTTGGTGAAACAGATGCTGCAC
This is a stretch of genomic DNA from Leptolyngbya sp. CCY15150. It encodes these proteins:
- the cobT gene encoding nicotinate mononucleotide-dependent phosphoribosyltransferase CobT → MVRSHSQLEISEPWLQQTQGQGWQFVCLLGFTETALLPGISAAGATPEDRQFTAIADAEFLYHGPQPQPRYPLPPLQAGASPVLIARAVMAAQAMPLTLFNTGLHQPPPAPYVDLGGTPAACVSQGQALDLATVQHLFHQGLAWGDRLAVTHADRAILLSECVVGGTTTALAVLLGLGWPVTGMVNSSHPTCNHGQKQAIARQGLDRWRARMGWSELPAQGQIDPLQVVAAVGDPMQIAAAGMAIAASRRQRVLLAGGTQMLAVYALAQAIAQYHAVDWQRHRIMVGTTRWVVDDPTGNTLGLANLLQAPLISTNLSFATSRYAQLRAYEQGYVKEGVGAGGSAIAAYLNQGWQQSQLLAAIEQLAAQLDHSSTPQVSN